One genomic window of Sebastes umbrosus isolate fSebUmb1 chromosome 15, fSebUmb1.pri, whole genome shotgun sequence includes the following:
- the fbxl2 gene encoding F-box/LRR-repeat protein 2 isoform X1, with the protein MNGITKGRFEVFSNSDEAPINKKLPKELLLRIFSYLDVVTLCRCAQVSKAWNVLALDGSNWQKIDLFNFQTDIEGRVVENISKRCGGFLRQLSLRGCLSVGDASMKTFAQNCRNIEVLNLNGCTKITDSTCLSLSKFCYKLKQLDLTSCVSISNHSLKALSDGCRMLEMLNLSWCDQITRDGIEALARGCNGLRALFLRGCTQLEDGALKHLQKHCPELTTINMQSCTQITDEGLVSLCRGCHKLQILCVSGCSNITDASLTAMGLNCPRLKILEAARCSHVTDAGFTVLARNCHELEKMDLEECILVTDNTLVQLSIHCPRLQALSLSHCELITDDGIRALSSSTCGQERLTVVELDNCPLITDVTLEHLKSCHRLERIELYDCQQVTRAGIKRIRAHLPEIKVHAYFAPVTPPPSVHGGGQRLCRCCIIL; encoded by the exons aATATTCTCCTATCTAGACGTGGTTACACTATGTAGGTGTGCCCAAGTATCCAAG GCGTGGAATGTGCTGGCCCTAGACGGCAGCAACTGGCAGAAGATTGACTTGTTCAACTTCCAGACAGACATAGAG gGGCGGGTGGTGGAGAACATTTCGAAGCGTTGTGGAGGCTTCCTGAGGCAGCTGAGCCTCAGGGGCTGCCTGAGCGTGGGAGATGCCTCTATGAA GACATTTGCTCAGAACTGCAGAAACATCGAAGTGTTGAACCTGAACGGCTGCACCAAGATCACAGACAGCACCTGTCTCAGCCTCAGCAAGTTTTGCTACAAACTCAAACAGCTAGATCTCACCTCCTGTGTGTCCATCAGCAACCACTCCCTCAAAGCCCTCAG CGACGGCTGCAGAATGCTGGAGATGTTGAACTTGTCGTGGTGTGACCAAATCACACGTGATGGCATCGAGGCTCTGGCTAGAGGCTGCAATGGTTTACGAGCACTGTTCCTCAGAGGCTGCACACAG CTGGAAGATGGAGCATTGAAACACCTTCAGAAACACTGCCCAGAGCTCACCACCATCAATATGCAGTCCTGCACC CAGATAACGGATGAAGGCCTGGTCAGTCTGTGCCGAGGATGCCACAAGTTACAGATCCTTTGTGTGTCTGGCTGCAGTAACATCACTGATGCCTCCCTCACTGCTATGGGACTCAACTGTCCCCGACTCAA GATCCTTGAAGCTGCACGATGTTCCCATGTTACAGACGCTGGGTTCACTGTGCTGGCCAGG AATTGTCATGAGCTTGAAAAAATGGACTTGGAAGAATGTATTTTG GTGACAGATAACACCCTGGTTCAGCTGTCTATCCACTGCCCTCGCCTGCAAGCACTG TCCCTGTCCCACTGCGAGCTGATCACAGACGATGGCATCAgagctctgagcagcagcacCTGCGGACAAGAGCGCCTCACCGTGGTGGAGCTGGACAACTGCCCCCTCATCACTGATGTGACCCTGGAGCACTTGAAGAGCTGCCATCGTCTGGAGCGCATTGAGCTCTACGACTGTCAGCAAGTCACCAGGGCTGGCATCAAACGCATTCGG GCCCACCTTCCAGAGATCAAGGTCCACGCCTACTTTGCCCCAGTGACACCCCCTCCCTCTGTACATGGAGGTGGCCAGCGTCTGTGCCGCTGCTGCATCATCCTCTGA
- the fbxl2 gene encoding F-box/LRR-repeat protein 2 isoform X2 — protein MNGITKGRFEVFSNSDEAPINKKLPKELLLRIFSYLDVVTLCRCAQVSKAWNVLALDGSNWQKIDLFNFQTDIEGRVVENISKRCGGFLRQLSLRGCLSVGDASMKTFAQNCRNIEVLNLNGCTKITDSTCLSLSKFCYKLKQLDLTSCVSISNHSLKALSDGCRMLEMLNLSWCDQITRDGIEALARGCNGLRALFLRGCTQLEDGALKHLQKHCPELTTINMQSCTITDEGLVSLCRGCHKLQILCVSGCSNITDASLTAMGLNCPRLKILEAARCSHVTDAGFTVLARNCHELEKMDLEECILVTDNTLVQLSIHCPRLQALSLSHCELITDDGIRALSSSTCGQERLTVVELDNCPLITDVTLEHLKSCHRLERIELYDCQQVTRAGIKRIRAHLPEIKVHAYFAPVTPPPSVHGGGQRLCRCCIIL, from the exons aATATTCTCCTATCTAGACGTGGTTACACTATGTAGGTGTGCCCAAGTATCCAAG GCGTGGAATGTGCTGGCCCTAGACGGCAGCAACTGGCAGAAGATTGACTTGTTCAACTTCCAGACAGACATAGAG gGGCGGGTGGTGGAGAACATTTCGAAGCGTTGTGGAGGCTTCCTGAGGCAGCTGAGCCTCAGGGGCTGCCTGAGCGTGGGAGATGCCTCTATGAA GACATTTGCTCAGAACTGCAGAAACATCGAAGTGTTGAACCTGAACGGCTGCACCAAGATCACAGACAGCACCTGTCTCAGCCTCAGCAAGTTTTGCTACAAACTCAAACAGCTAGATCTCACCTCCTGTGTGTCCATCAGCAACCACTCCCTCAAAGCCCTCAG CGACGGCTGCAGAATGCTGGAGATGTTGAACTTGTCGTGGTGTGACCAAATCACACGTGATGGCATCGAGGCTCTGGCTAGAGGCTGCAATGGTTTACGAGCACTGTTCCTCAGAGGCTGCACACAG CTGGAAGATGGAGCATTGAAACACCTTCAGAAACACTGCCCAGAGCTCACCACCATCAATATGCAGTCCTGCACC ATAACGGATGAAGGCCTGGTCAGTCTGTGCCGAGGATGCCACAAGTTACAGATCCTTTGTGTGTCTGGCTGCAGTAACATCACTGATGCCTCCCTCACTGCTATGGGACTCAACTGTCCCCGACTCAA GATCCTTGAAGCTGCACGATGTTCCCATGTTACAGACGCTGGGTTCACTGTGCTGGCCAGG AATTGTCATGAGCTTGAAAAAATGGACTTGGAAGAATGTATTTTG GTGACAGATAACACCCTGGTTCAGCTGTCTATCCACTGCCCTCGCCTGCAAGCACTG TCCCTGTCCCACTGCGAGCTGATCACAGACGATGGCATCAgagctctgagcagcagcacCTGCGGACAAGAGCGCCTCACCGTGGTGGAGCTGGACAACTGCCCCCTCATCACTGATGTGACCCTGGAGCACTTGAAGAGCTGCCATCGTCTGGAGCGCATTGAGCTCTACGACTGTCAGCAAGTCACCAGGGCTGGCATCAAACGCATTCGG GCCCACCTTCCAGAGATCAAGGTCCACGCCTACTTTGCCCCAGTGACACCCCCTCCCTCTGTACATGGAGGTGGCCAGCGTCTGTGCCGCTGCTGCATCATCCTCTGA